A region from the Curtobacterium sp. MCBA15_012 genome encodes:
- a CDS encoding PilW family protein produces the protein MMRVLRRLGRDDRGVSLAELIVAMSISVLVLTMAGAFFVSVSRASTTTTNVDSNTRVASTAMREMQRMFRVASNNPVASGVDAQYAVQYATATSVRFFAYINLNSAVDVQPVEVQFTLDPAKGTITETKWNGVPTDRTATYYDFPRATTPTLTNAPTSRLVLAESVVPSTLFTFRNAAGTAMTAGPDGALSATDLAAVRSVSIDLTVGERDQQRPAARDDVSLTSTVGMPNLQFGS, from the coding sequence GTGATGCGCGTCCTCCGCCGCCTCGGCCGGGACGACCGCGGCGTCTCGCTCGCCGAGCTCATCGTCGCGATGAGCATCAGCGTCCTCGTCCTCACCATGGCGGGCGCCTTCTTCGTCTCGGTGTCGCGAGCATCGACCACCACGACGAACGTCGACTCCAACACCCGGGTGGCCTCGACCGCGATGCGCGAGATGCAGCGGATGTTCCGGGTGGCCTCGAACAACCCCGTCGCGAGCGGCGTCGACGCGCAGTACGCGGTGCAGTACGCCACGGCGACGTCGGTCCGGTTCTTCGCCTACATCAACCTCAACTCGGCGGTCGACGTGCAGCCCGTCGAGGTGCAGTTCACCCTCGACCCGGCGAAGGGCACGATCACCGAGACGAAGTGGAACGGCGTGCCCACCGACCGCACGGCCACCTACTACGACTTCCCCCGCGCGACCACCCCGACGCTGACGAACGCACCGACGTCCCGACTCGTCCTCGCCGAGTCCGTCGTCCCCTCGACCCTGTTCACGTTCCGCAACGCGGCCGGCACGGCGATGACGGCGGGCCCCGACGGTGCGCTGAGCGCGACGGACCTCGCGGCCGTGCGCTCCGTGAGCATCGACCTCACCGTCGGGGAGCGCGACCAGCAGCGTCCGGCCGCCCGTGACGACGTCTCGCTGACCAGCACCGTCGGCATGCCCAACCTCCAGTTCGGGAGCTGA
- a CDS encoding prepilin-type N-terminal cleavage/methylation domain-containing protein, which produces MYFALMGKLDARRKGLLEDEEKGFTLIELLVVVIIIGILAAIAIPVYLNVQNNAKDASAKSDIQNAKTAVIAAYTNSNAFPASLATVSGYSPSGTYDDKVGPALKSSNATTGTFCIDVKSNSGKSFHVDQDGGAKDNACPTS; this is translated from the coding sequence ATGTACTTCGCTCTCATGGGCAAGCTCGACGCGCGTCGCAAGGGTCTCCTCGAGGACGAGGAGAAGGGCTTCACGCTCATCGAACTCCTGGTCGTCGTGATCATCATCGGCATCCTCGCGGCCATCGCGATCCCGGTGTACCTGAACGTGCAGAACAACGCGAAGGACGCTTCGGCGAAGTCGGACATCCAGAACGCCAAGACCGCTGTGATCGCGGCGTACACCAACAGCAACGCCTTCCCGGCCTCGCTCGCGACCGTGTCGGGCTACAGCCCCAGTGGAACCTACGACGACAAGGTCGGGCCGGCTCTGAAGTCCTCCAACGCGACCACGGGCACGTTCTGCATCGACGTGAAGAGCAACTCCGGCAAGTCCTTCCACGTTGATCAGGACGGCGGCGCGAAGGACAACGCCTGCCCGACTTCCTGA
- a CDS encoding type II secretion system F family protein has translation MSLAFDYRGRDGSGKLVKGRLDAASEGAVVQRLRGMGVSPIAITEATAGTGLQTEIKIPGFERGVGLKDLAITSRQASTMLSSGLSLLRALSILADQTESKKLKEILGKVRDDVERGVSFSDAVAKYPVDFPPIMINMIRAGETGGFLDQAMDSIATNFEKEHKLRTTIRSAMTYPVVVLVMSLLAVMIMLIFIVPIFQKMFEGLGGQLPLPTLVLVAASHAMVFVGPVLLVGAVVGWIWWRANKHTDRVRAVVDPLKLRLPVFGQLNRKIVIARFSRNLSNMIGAGVPILQALQIAGEVSNNFVVEKALQRVAEAVRKGDSINVPLSAEKVFPSMVSQMVAVGEDAGSLETMLEKISVFYDAEVEATTEALTSLIEPLLIAFLGVVVGGMIVALYLPIFQITSLVK, from the coding sequence ATGTCGCTCGCATTCGACTACCGCGGCCGCGACGGCAGCGGCAAGCTCGTCAAGGGTCGGCTCGACGCCGCCTCCGAGGGTGCGGTCGTCCAACGCCTGCGCGGGATGGGCGTCTCGCCGATCGCGATCACCGAGGCGACCGCCGGCACCGGTCTGCAGACCGAGATCAAGATCCCCGGGTTCGAGCGCGGCGTCGGGCTGAAGGACCTCGCGATCACGTCGCGGCAGGCCTCGACCATGCTGTCCTCGGGGTTGTCGCTCCTCCGGGCGCTGTCGATCCTGGCCGACCAGACCGAGAGCAAGAAGCTCAAGGAGATCCTCGGCAAGGTGAGGGACGACGTCGAGCGCGGTGTCTCGTTCTCCGACGCCGTCGCGAAGTACCCGGTCGACTTCCCGCCGATCATGATCAACATGATCCGGGCGGGGGAGACCGGCGGGTTCCTCGACCAGGCCATGGACTCCATCGCGACGAACTTCGAGAAGGAGCACAAGCTCCGCACCACCATCCGGTCGGCGATGACCTACCCGGTCGTCGTGCTCGTGATGTCGCTCCTCGCGGTGATGATCATGCTGATCTTCATCGTGCCGATCTTCCAGAAGATGTTCGAGGGGCTCGGCGGGCAGCTGCCGTTGCCGACACTCGTGCTCGTCGCGGCCTCGCACGCGATGGTCTTCGTCGGTCCGGTGCTGCTCGTCGGCGCCGTCGTCGGGTGGATCTGGTGGCGGGCGAACAAGCACACCGACCGGGTGCGCGCCGTCGTCGACCCGCTCAAGCTGCGGCTCCCGGTGTTCGGGCAGCTCAACCGCAAGATCGTCATCGCCCGGTTCTCGCGCAACCTGTCGAACATGATCGGTGCCGGTGTGCCGATCCTGCAGGCGTTGCAGATCGCCGGAGAAGTGTCGAACAACTTCGTCGTCGAGAAAGCGCTGCAACGCGTCGCGGAAGCCGTGCGCAAGGGGGATTCCATCAACGTCCCGCTCTCGGCCGAGAAGGTCTTCCCGTCGATGGTGTCGCAGATGGTCGCGGTCGGTGAGGACGCGGGATCCCTGGAGACCATGCTCGAGAAGATATCGGTCTTCTACGACGCCGAGGTCGAGGCGACCACCGAGGCCCTCACCTCGTTGATCGAACCATTGTTGATCGCATTCCTGGGCGTGGTCGTCGGCGGCATGATCGTCGCGCTCTACCTGCCGATCTTCCAGATCACCTCACTCGTCAAGTAG
- a CDS encoding type IV pilus twitching motility protein PilT, with the protein MDESVYDIESGDAPVAGWHPGRPGDEVGGSRRAARLAAAAAAAVTTEAPAVTRSVYDLSADVQAAWSVPAGGPPLASPVAQPDAAPATPPAAVPASTATYGYGEPVASAGVPSWADPAGAATAGPTAWADTAGAVTEHLPVAPAAATTVLPVVPTAPVGGALPAPAVSTGHPEIGFTRHAREVADGDLVTALAQVVYQDASDLHVTADAPPTVRVDGSLRPAVPGGPWSRNKVIAALKTLLTPEQTGQFDHEQELDFAYSLSPEYRFRVNYYQQRGNWGAAFRIIPTRIKTLKQLGIPEHVGRFAKLSRGLVLVTGPTGSGKSTTLAALIDLVNETRADHIVTVEDPIEFLHDHKRAIINQREVGADTHSFAAALKHVLRQDPDVILIGELRDLETISVALTAAETGHLVFATLHTQSAPGTIDRVIDVFPPHQQGQIRTQLAATLEGVVCQTLVPKANGSGRVVATEIMKTTPAIANLVREGKTHQITSAMQAGRDAGMHTMDQDLAELVNVGTVTRAAAMEKVHDEDGFDRLVQRVESPSESSAAAIAAAEIDFGDKYSGGH; encoded by the coding sequence ATGGACGAATCCGTGTACGACATCGAGTCCGGCGACGCCCCCGTCGCCGGCTGGCACCCCGGGCGACCCGGCGACGAGGTCGGCGGCAGCCGACGGGCCGCGCGGCTGGCTGCTGCGGCCGCTGCCGCCGTGACGACCGAGGCACCCGCGGTGACCCGGTCGGTGTACGACCTCTCCGCCGACGTGCAGGCCGCGTGGTCCGTACCCGCGGGGGGTCCTCCCCTGGCCAGCCCCGTCGCACAGCCCGACGCCGCGCCCGCGACGCCGCCGGCTGCCGTGCCGGCGTCGACAGCGACCTACGGGTACGGCGAACCGGTCGCGTCCGCCGGCGTGCCGAGCTGGGCCGACCCGGCCGGAGCGGCGACCGCGGGTCCGACCGCGTGGGCCGACACGGCCGGAGCGGTGACCGAGCACCTGCCGGTGGCGCCCGCGGCAGCGACCACGGTCCTCCCGGTCGTCCCGACCGCCCCGGTCGGCGGTGCGCTGCCGGCGCCCGCCGTGAGCACCGGGCACCCCGAGATCGGCTTCACCCGCCACGCACGTGAGGTCGCCGACGGCGACCTCGTCACGGCGCTGGCCCAGGTGGTCTACCAGGACGCCTCGGACCTGCACGTCACCGCCGACGCCCCGCCCACCGTCCGCGTCGACGGATCGCTCCGCCCCGCCGTGCCCGGTGGACCGTGGTCACGCAACAAGGTGATCGCCGCGCTCAAGACCCTGCTCACCCCGGAGCAGACCGGACAGTTCGACCACGAGCAGGAACTCGACTTCGCGTACTCGCTGTCGCCGGAGTACCGCTTCCGCGTGAACTACTACCAGCAGCGCGGCAACTGGGGCGCCGCCTTCCGCATCATCCCGACGCGGATCAAGACGCTCAAGCAGCTCGGCATCCCGGAGCACGTCGGGCGCTTCGCGAAGCTGTCCCGCGGACTCGTCCTGGTGACCGGGCCCACCGGGTCCGGCAAGTCGACGACGCTCGCGGCCCTCATCGACCTCGTCAACGAGACCCGTGCCGACCACATCGTCACCGTCGAGGACCCGATCGAGTTCCTGCACGACCACAAGCGCGCGATCATCAACCAGCGCGAGGTCGGCGCAGACACGCACTCGTTCGCCGCGGCGCTCAAGCACGTGCTCCGCCAGGACCCCGACGTCATCCTGATCGGTGAGCTCCGCGACCTCGAGACCATCTCCGTCGCCCTCACCGCCGCCGAGACCGGCCACCTGGTGTTCGCGACGCTGCACACGCAGAGCGCGCCGGGCACGATCGACCGCGTCATCGACGTGTTCCCGCCGCACCAGCAGGGACAGATCCGCACGCAGCTCGCCGCCACGCTCGAGGGCGTCGTCTGCCAGACCCTCGTGCCGAAGGCGAACGGCTCGGGCCGGGTCGTCGCGACGGAGATCATGAAGACCACCCCGGCGATCGCCAACCTCGTCCGCGAGGGCAAGACCCACCAGATCACCTCGGCCATGCAGGCCGGGCGCGACGCGGGCATGCACACGATGGACCAGGACCTCGCCGAACTCGTCAACGTCGGCACCGTCACGCGCGCCGCGGCGATGGAGAAGGTGCACGACGAGGACGGCTTCGACCGCCTCGTGCAGCGCGTCGAGTCGCCGTCCGAGTCGTCCGCCGCCGCCATCGCCGCGGCGGAGATCGACTTCGGCGACAAGTACTCGGGAGGCCACTGA
- a CDS encoding GspE/PulE family protein, with protein sequence MATLSEILILNGALPIEHLDAMTGDEDVDERSIQTLVDQGVVSEAQYITARAASQNSRTVPLTDYPVDGTAVSMLPAALCRRHGVLGIGFEGEVLVLAMVNPTNVLAIDDARAASGRTVKPVQVDERELHSALDRYLRADDELNDLTSSLEEEASARADERVDLAAGSLDDVPIVRFVNLLVSQAIQDHASDIHIEPGEHEVRVRYRIDGVLHEMAPAPKTIQNGVISRLKIMSDIDIAERRKPQDGRMSVRHGGRQIDLRVATLPTVWGEKVVMRILDNTNTSMSLGDLDLLEHNAQAYRRSYSKPYGMILVTGPTGSGKSTTLYTTLNAVARPEINVITVEDPVEYRMAGINQVQVNPKAGLTFASALRSILRSDPDVVLLGEIRDHETAQIAIEASLTGHLVLSTLHTNDAPSAITRLTEMDIEPFLVGSALDAVVAQRLARRLCDRCKVPAEVPTAQLVALGLVPDDGAVVPPFFAPVGCAVCSNTGYRGRIALHEVMTVTEEIERLAVARASSAEIGRVAREQGMLTLRQDGWQKVLLGRTSVDEILRVVA encoded by the coding sequence ATGGCCACGCTCTCCGAGATCCTCATCCTCAACGGCGCCCTGCCGATCGAACACCTCGACGCCATGACCGGCGACGAGGACGTCGACGAACGCTCCATCCAGACCCTCGTCGACCAGGGCGTCGTGAGCGAGGCGCAGTACATCACCGCACGCGCCGCGTCGCAGAACTCGCGCACGGTGCCGCTCACCGACTACCCGGTGGACGGCACGGCGGTGTCGATGCTCCCGGCCGCGCTCTGTCGCCGCCACGGGGTGCTCGGCATCGGCTTCGAGGGCGAGGTCCTCGTGCTCGCGATGGTGAACCCGACGAACGTCCTCGCGATCGACGACGCCCGCGCCGCGTCCGGTCGCACCGTGAAGCCCGTGCAGGTCGACGAGCGCGAGCTCCACTCGGCGCTCGACCGCTACCTCCGGGCCGACGACGAGCTGAACGACCTGACGTCCTCCCTCGAGGAGGAAGCCTCCGCCCGTGCGGACGAGCGCGTCGACCTCGCCGCGGGGTCGCTCGACGACGTCCCGATCGTGCGCTTCGTGAACCTGCTCGTGTCGCAGGCGATCCAGGACCACGCCTCGGACATCCACATCGAGCCCGGCGAGCACGAGGTGCGGGTGCGGTACCGCATCGACGGCGTGCTGCACGAGATGGCTCCCGCGCCGAAGACGATCCAGAACGGCGTCATCAGTCGGCTCAAGATCATGAGCGACATCGACATCGCCGAGCGTCGGAAGCCGCAGGACGGCCGGATGTCGGTGCGCCACGGCGGCCGGCAGATCGACCTCCGGGTCGCGACGCTGCCGACCGTGTGGGGCGAGAAGGTCGTCATGCGGATCCTCGACAACACGAACACGTCGATGTCCCTCGGTGACCTCGACCTGCTCGAGCACAACGCGCAGGCGTACCGACGCTCCTACTCGAAGCCGTACGGCATGATCCTCGTGACCGGCCCCACCGGGTCCGGCAAGTCGACGACGCTGTACACGACCCTCAACGCGGTCGCCCGGCCCGAGATCAACGTCATCACCGTCGAGGACCCGGTCGAGTACCGGATGGCGGGCATCAACCAGGTGCAGGTCAACCCCAAGGCCGGGCTGACGTTCGCCTCGGCCCTGCGGTCCATCCTGCGCTCGGACCCCGACGTCGTGCTGCTCGGCGAGATCCGCGACCACGAGACCGCGCAGATCGCGATCGAGGCGTCGCTCACCGGGCACCTCGTGCTCTCGACGCTGCACACGAACGACGCGCCGTCGGCGATCACCCGCCTGACCGAGATGGACATCGAGCCGTTCCTCGTCGGGTCCGCGCTCGACGCGGTCGTGGCACAGCGCCTCGCGCGCCGGCTCTGCGACCGGTGCAAGGTGCCGGCCGAGGTCCCGACCGCCCAGCTCGTCGCGCTCGGACTCGTGCCCGACGACGGTGCCGTGGTCCCGCCGTTCTTCGCCCCCGTCGGCTGCGCGGTCTGCTCGAACACCGGGTACCGCGGACGCATCGCGCTGCACGAGGTGATGACCGTGACCGAGGAGATCGAACGCCTCGCCGTCGCGCGCGCCTCGAGCGCCGAGATCGGCCGCGTCGCCCGCGAGCAGGGGATGCTCACCCTCCGACAGGACGGCTGGCAGAAGGTCCTGCTGGGCCGGACCAGCGTCGACGAGATCCTGCGCGTCGTCGCGTAG
- a CDS encoding VOC family protein, producing MDITSVTVGLPVTDIEASCLWYGAVFERLEPDLEPEDGVAEYEVGGIWVQLFVDPDAEDNPVSLRFGIDDVRAQHDRIAALGIDVGPVGCVDGAVDWFDVRDPDGNVLSLFSLVDETGRGSGRDRGSGRAA from the coding sequence ATGGACATCACGAGCGTGACCGTGGGGTTGCCCGTCACCGACATCGAGGCGTCCTGCCTCTGGTACGGCGCGGTGTTCGAGCGGCTCGAACCGGACCTCGAGCCCGAGGACGGCGTCGCCGAGTACGAGGTCGGCGGGATCTGGGTGCAGCTCTTCGTCGACCCGGACGCCGAGGACAACCCGGTCAGCCTGCGCTTCGGGATCGACGACGTCCGCGCGCAGCACGACCGGATCGCCGCGCTCGGCATCGACGTCGGCCCGGTCGGGTGCGTCGACGGCGCCGTCGACTGGTTCGACGTGCGCGACCCCGACGGCAACGTGCTCAGCCTGTTCTCGCTCGTCGACGAGACCGGCCGCGGGTCCGGACGCGACCGCGGGTCCGGACGCGCGGCCTGA